From a region of the Sporosarcina ureilytica genome:
- a CDS encoding GNAT family N-acetyltransferase — protein sequence MEFEFTKLEGEEFAFRNMKDGEVLAEISWTMLGDVMAVEHTFVSPTLRGQGVAKKLLDRAADYAREHEYKMEPICSYVVTAFERYDEYNDIKA from the coding sequence ATGGAATTTGAATTTACCAAACTAGAAGGCGAAGAATTTGCATTCCGAAATATGAAAGATGGCGAGGTATTGGCGGAAATTTCATGGACAATGCTAGGTGATGTGATGGCAGTTGAACACACATTTGTTTCTCCGACATTACGAGGACAAGGGGTTGCAAAGAAATTGCTTGATCGTGCAGCAGATTATGCACGGGAACATGAGTACAAAATGGAGCCAATTTGCTCTTATGTTGTTACGGCATTTGAACGATATGATGAATATAATGATATTAAAGCTTAA
- a CDS encoding DUF4064 domain-containing protein, whose amino-acid sequence MKRTAEKVLSIISLVFTVLSIAGSFIFVGIMKAFTNGALRSEIEMELYADPELTVEDVDMILSVIEYFEGFSWFIVVVLVISLIATIIGMIFMWKEKNPKLAGILFIVAGLFAFILSPTSIMLYIAAILCFTRKPPLATNETSFVDNHYDDSMRPL is encoded by the coding sequence ATGAAGCGTACTGCAGAAAAAGTTTTATCGATTATTAGTTTAGTTTTTACGGTTTTATCGATTGCAGGAAGTTTTATATTCGTTGGAATTATGAAGGCCTTTACCAACGGTGCACTTCGGTCTGAAATAGAAATGGAGCTTTACGCAGATCCAGAGCTTACAGTCGAAGATGTCGATATGATCTTATCGGTCATTGAATATTTTGAAGGGTTTAGTTGGTTTATTGTTGTTGTATTGGTAATCAGCTTAATTGCTACGATTATCGGTATGATTTTCATGTGGAAGGAAAAAAATCCGAAGCTGGCTGGAATACTGTTTATTGTTGCTGGATTATTTGCTTTCATTTTATCGCCGACTTCAATTATGTTGTACATTGCAGCGATTCTATGTTTCACAAGAAAGCCGCCACTTGCTACAAATGAGACATCATTTGTAGATAATCATTATGATGACTCCATGAGACCATTATAA
- a CDS encoding GNAT family N-acetyltransferase produces MIRPMTSKDILYVQHIAVETWRATYENIIPADAQLRFLNQSYSDIMLLKRMEKTLMLIAECDGVPIGFANVTYIDEDGDAELTAMYILPTYQQSGYGHKLFQAALSHLAEAKQLFVYVDNQNVIGKNFYVKQGFQLLNTFSESFNGHPVETAEYVYKIPVAIS; encoded by the coding sequence ATGATTAGACCGATGACATCTAAAGATATCTTATACGTACAACACATTGCAGTTGAAACATGGCGAGCAACTTACGAAAACATTATTCCAGCGGATGCACAACTTCGTTTCCTAAATCAGTCTTATTCAGATATCATGCTGTTGAAAAGAATGGAGAAAACGTTGATGCTCATTGCTGAATGTGATGGCGTCCCAATCGGTTTCGCAAATGTCACTTATATTGACGAAGACGGCGATGCTGAATTAACAGCGATGTATATTTTGCCAACTTATCAACAAAGCGGCTATGGACACAAACTTTTTCAAGCCGCATTATCCCACTTAGCAGAAGCAAAACAATTATTCGTCTACGTGGACAATCAAAACGTCATAGGAAAGAACTTTTATGTAAAACAAGGTTTTCAATTACTTAATACATTTTCTGAATCATTCAACGGCCATCCCGTTGAAACCGCTGAATATGTTTATAAAATACCCGTAGCTATCTCTTAA
- a CDS encoding helix-turn-helix domain-containing protein gives MKHITIERHSLVTDDDGMENGVFERTIQIERFSKAEEQFLRNLFNLEKREAKQTIRSMIDDVIDLSSDRGSLQGLKYYFITLFGIIARQLKQSHMSVEKAFFFNTTCIKLIEEKLTEHNAIDLVDELIEFFIYTVEEKTSPELLHQTVNGVIQYIDEHIQSQMSVEGIAAMFDVSTSHLSRIFREHSGITLVEYINIKKVEESQYYLRFSNQKISDISDNFNFCNQSYYTRIFKKYTGYTPRKFRKNITGSYFKFTLPKEKQVGDKE, from the coding sequence ATGAAGCATATTACAATTGAAAGGCATTCATTGGTTACAGATGACGATGGCATGGAAAATGGCGTCTTCGAAAGAACGATACAAATAGAAAGATTTTCTAAAGCGGAAGAACAATTTTTGCGGAATTTATTCAATTTAGAAAAAAGGGAAGCGAAGCAAACGATACGTAGTATGATTGATGATGTGATTGATTTATCTTCTGATAGGGGTTCATTGCAGGGGTTAAAATACTATTTCATCACGCTCTTTGGTATTATCGCTAGACAGTTGAAACAGTCACACATGTCGGTGGAAAAAGCATTTTTTTTCAATACAACTTGTATTAAATTAATAGAAGAAAAGTTAACTGAACATAATGCTATTGATCTAGTAGATGAATTAATAGAGTTCTTCATTTATACGGTTGAAGAGAAAACTTCCCCTGAACTGCTTCATCAAACGGTTAATGGCGTCATTCAATATATTGATGAACACATACAGTCTCAAATGTCAGTAGAGGGAATCGCGGCGATGTTCGATGTGAGTACAAGTCATTTGTCACGTATTTTTCGAGAACATTCGGGGATTACGCTTGTTGAATATATTAATATTAAAAAGGTAGAAGAATCTCAGTATTATTTGAGGTTTTCAAATCAGAAGATATCGGATATCTCGGATAACTTTAATTTCTGCAATCAAAGCTACTACACGAGGATCTTTAAAAAATATACGGGTTATACGCCGAGAAAGTTTAGAAAAAATATAACGGGAAGTTATTTTAAGTTCACCCTTCCAAAAGAAAAACAAGTAGGCGACAAAGAATAA
- the yidC gene encoding membrane protein insertase YidC codes for MKKRIGLLSILATTVILLSGCAGVENKEGKFYGFFVKPMEWLLDFFSDQFNGSYGLAIIVITVLIRLVLMPFMLRNYKSQQEMKIKMDALRPEMEDIQKRIKEAKEAGDKDEQMKLQQEMMGLYQKHGVNPLNMGCLPLIIQMPIIMGLYFAILYSPEVKAHKFLWFNLGEPDMIMMLIAGAVYFVQARVSLWTMPEQQKQQMKMFIYLSPIMIMFISFKAVAALPLYWAVGGFLLIIQTYLGRKLYFKEVEPQPETPKKDAPKTDSHSKKK; via the coding sequence TTGAAGAAGAGAATCGGTTTGTTATCGATACTCGCAACGACAGTCATTTTATTAAGTGGTTGTGCGGGCGTCGAAAATAAAGAAGGTAAATTTTATGGTTTTTTTGTTAAACCAATGGAATGGCTACTAGACTTTTTTAGTGATCAATTTAATGGTAGTTATGGCTTAGCGATTATTGTTATTACAGTTTTAATTCGTCTCGTTTTAATGCCTTTTATGCTTCGAAATTACAAGTCCCAACAAGAAATGAAGATAAAGATGGATGCGCTTCGTCCTGAAATGGAAGATATCCAAAAGCGAATCAAGGAAGCAAAAGAAGCCGGCGATAAAGACGAGCAAATGAAGCTTCAGCAAGAAATGATGGGGCTGTATCAAAAGCACGGCGTAAACCCGTTAAATATGGGATGTCTGCCGCTTATTATTCAAATGCCGATTATTATGGGGCTTTATTTTGCGATTCTTTACTCCCCGGAAGTAAAAGCACATAAGTTTTTATGGTTCAATCTCGGAGAACCAGATATGATTATGATGCTAATCGCAGGTGCTGTTTATTTTGTTCAAGCACGCGTATCCCTTTGGACGATGCCTGAACAACAAAAGCAACAGATGAAAATGTTCATTTATTTGTCACCGATTATGATTATGTTCATTTCATTTAAGGCTGTTGCTGCTTTACCGCTTTACTGGGCTGTTGGTGGTTTCTTACTAATTATTCAAACGTACCTTGGACGTAAGCTTTATTTTAAAGAGGTTGAACCACAACCTGAAACACCGAAAAAAGACGCTCCAAAAACAGATTCACATTCAAAGAAAAAATAA
- a CDS encoding 3-phenylpropionate MFS transporter: MNNQRWLSFSFLAFFFTWGVFLPYWTGWLTIEKGLSVTAASIVMGAGMIARSFSTFLLFPALTKKLPLNRIMILLAFLSLGLALLYIPSSTFTTLLVITILFSIAYPIIMPAIESSASILMQTEKIHYGKSRSFGSIGYTVALLIVGAITAIWSEQAILYVMVIGLAAICLFTLKSTPAVLQKVPVQGNNKGRGAEFKELFASKPFVTVLLLAVLLQGAHASYYNYGYIFLDDLGVNSFYIGIILNVAVLFEIIFFTQADKLFANMKISTMFQIAAVGSTIRWTLIFLFPSPFVFIITQALHAVSFGIAHFAFIRYISEKLPNHLIPTAQGLYASFAMSLSVAILTFVGGSLYDIAPNLAFLGMLSVTIPAIFIILTTKKRFVY, encoded by the coding sequence ATGAATAACCAGCGATGGCTTTCCTTTAGCTTTCTCGCTTTTTTCTTTACATGGGGGGTATTTTTACCCTACTGGACAGGCTGGCTTACAATAGAAAAAGGACTTTCCGTCACAGCCGCAAGTATTGTGATGGGGGCTGGTATGATTGCACGTTCCTTTTCAACCTTTTTACTATTTCCGGCATTAACGAAAAAATTACCACTTAATCGGATCATGATATTATTAGCTTTTCTTTCACTTGGCTTGGCCTTGCTTTATATTCCTAGTTCAACTTTTACAACACTTCTTGTAATTACCATTTTATTTAGTATTGCCTATCCAATTATTATGCCCGCGATTGAAAGTAGTGCATCCATTCTAATGCAAACGGAAAAAATTCATTACGGCAAGAGTCGATCTTTTGGTTCGATTGGCTATACTGTAGCGCTCCTAATTGTTGGCGCGATCACGGCTATTTGGAGTGAACAAGCGATTCTTTATGTAATGGTCATTGGATTAGCCGCGATCTGCCTTTTCACTTTGAAATCCACGCCTGCAGTATTACAGAAGGTTCCTGTTCAAGGAAATAACAAAGGACGCGGAGCGGAATTTAAAGAACTATTCGCATCGAAACCATTTGTAACAGTTTTACTTTTAGCAGTCCTTCTTCAAGGTGCGCATGCTTCCTATTATAATTACGGCTATATTTTCTTAGATGATTTAGGCGTTAACAGCTTTTACATTGGCATTATTTTAAATGTCGCCGTGCTGTTTGAAATTATTTTCTTTACACAAGCAGATAAGCTTTTTGCCAACATGAAAATCTCAACAATGTTTCAAATCGCTGCGGTGGGTTCAACGATTAGATGGACGCTCATTTTTCTATTCCCATCACCATTTGTCTTTATCATCACGCAAGCGTTACATGCTGTCTCATTTGGGATTGCCCACTTTGCTTTTATTAGGTATATTTCCGAAAAGCTACCAAACCATTTAATCCCAACTGCGCAAGGCTTATACGCCTCCTTCGCCATGAGTTTGAGCGTTGCCATTTTGACATTTGTAGGAGGAAGCTTGTATGATATTGCACCAAACTTAGCATTCCTGGGCATGCTTTCAGTTACAATCCCAGCCATTTTCATTATCTTGACAACTAAAAAACGCTTTGTTTATTAA